CTATCCTGGAGTACACAGCACCTGTTATTGCTTACTGCTACTCCACATATGGGAGATGATTACCCCTATTTTGGGCTATGGCGACTATTAGATCCTGAGGTATTTCAGACACCCAAGGCACTGAATCTGATCACACCCGATGCGAGGAGGCGGTATTTCATCCGGCGGATCAAAGAAGAGATGATTGACTTTGATGAAAATCGGATTTACCCGCCCCGGGAGACCAATACACTCTCTTTCTCTTACTCTGCCGAGGAACGTTGCTTGTATCAGGACCTGACCAATTATATGAAGCACCAGTATAACCAAGCACGTTTTCTGAACCGCAAAGCCGCGATCATGGCAATCAACATATTTCAACGACGACTGGCCAGTTCGACGGAAGCGCTTCGTATCTCGTTGGCCCGAAGGCTAGAGAAGCTGGAATATCTGGTGAATGAAGTCAAAGATGGTGGGCTGACCGAAGTTGAACTGGAACGAAGACAGCTGGCCCTTGATAAAAAGATTCTGGCCGACCCTTTCCTAGATATGACGGGAGATGAAGAGGAAAGCAAGCGAAACCAAGAACAAAATGAGCGGATTGAAGACGACATACTGGGGGTGGTAGTAACTACTATTGCTGAGCTTGAAGAAGAACAGAATGCAGTCAAGCATTTGCTTGATCAAGCAGAGAAAATTCTGGCGGATGGCTATGACGCAAAGTTCCGGCAGTTAAAGGATTACATCGACAATGACAAGCACGGGCGTGAAAAGCTGCTCATCTTCACTGAATACAAGGACACTCTTAACTTTTTGGTGAGGAGGTTGGAGGGTATTGGATATGCCGCTCAGGTGGCGTATATCCATGGCGGGCTGAAAAGGAGGGAGCGAGATGAGCAGGCAGATTTTTTCCGCAGACCGACTGAGAGAGGTGGCGCGCAGTTCCTGGTGGCCACCGATGCCGCAGGTGAAGGAATCAACTTGCAGTTCTGCTGGCAGATGGTCAACTACGACCTTCCCTGGAACCCCGCTAGATTAGAGCAGAGAATGGGACGTATTCACAGATATGGTCAGAAACACAGAGTGGTCTCAATCACGAACTTCCTGGCACAAGACACACGTGAAGGGCAGGTCTTACAGGCACTTTCACGCAAGCTCGAAGCCATTCGCGTCGAACTGACCACGGACAAGGTATTCGACGTGATCGGGAAAATTCTGCCGGATCAGACTCTGCGACAGTACATGAAAGAGCTAATTGACCGACCCGAATCTGTGCACGAAACGGTCGAGCAGATTGAGGCAATCTCTGCAAAAAAAGTCAGCGATACGATCAGCGAAGAGCGGGAACGCTACGGCACCGAGGACGACCTCTTGATAAGAGTAAAACCCCTAAAGGCGGCCTACGAGCGTGAACGTCTGCGGCAGCTACTGCCGGGGTATCTGCTCCGCTACGTACGTGAAGCAGCTCCCTTATTAGGGTTGTCCCTCATTGCACAGGACGATGCAGGGACGCTCGCAGGGAGTGATCCGGAAAAGCAATTTCACTTTCAAGCACGGGAATCCGGAGCGTTTGATGGGCTATTGCCTGTACTGGAAGGGTATGGAGTCGACGTGCGGCACCCCATTCGCTTCACACGTCCAGACAAAAATGATAAGGCCATCTGGTTTCGTCCGGGTGAACCGTTGTTCGAGCGTTTCCGCGCCCTGTTGGCGGCACGATACGACGAAGATGCGCACCGAGGCGCGGTGCTGATTGACCCGACGGCAGCAAAGCCTTACTTCATGCATGTAGGATACACTACTGTACTCGACGGTAAAGAGGGTGGTGCATCGCAAAGGACATTGGAGCAGACCCTCACAGCGCTGTTACACGAACCGGGGCAGGAGCCGATAGAGATACCATTGGAGAAATTGCTGTTGATGCAGCCCGGTGAAGAGCTTCCCATGGCTTTTCGCCACTTGCTGCGTGAGTCTAAGCAGTCGCTCGGGTTAAGCGAACACAAACTAAACGCGCTCACTGAACAGAGGGTCGCCTTTTACCGACAGGAGCGCCTTGACACCGCGACAGAACGAGCCAATTATCTCCGGCGTGGCTTCGATCTGCACCTTGCTGAAGTAGCCCAGGAGCGCTCGAAAGCACGTAGAGATACAAAAGGCTCTAAGAAACTGGAACTTATTAAGGAGCGGCAAGCACGAGTTCGCCAGCAAAGGGATGTGGCGCTAATGCGGCTTGATCAAGAGGGCACACACATTCACGCCGTACCCGCCGAATGGATCGCTCATTTTATAATCATCCCCTCTTCTAGCCACGAAGTACGTGCACGTTTCGATCAAAATATTGAACTTAGGGCGATGACTGAAGCTGTGGCCTATGAACGCCAACGTAACGCAAAAGTATGGGACGTCTCAACCCCGGCACGAGCGCAAGCTATGAACCTAACTGATTGGCCGGGCTTCGACCTGCTTTCCAAACATGAAACAGGTGAGCGGGCTATTGAAGTAAAGGGGCGCGCTGACGTTGGAATGATCGAGATGACTGAAAACGAGTGGGCTAAAGCCTGCAACTTACGTGGACGCTACTGGCTCTATGTGGTGTTCAATTGCGCCACGACCCGCCCCACTCTCTACCGTATTCAAGATCCCTTCGGAAAACTAATGCACACCGTGAAGCGCGGCTACTGCATTGACGTTACTGAAATTCATCAATTAGCCGACATCTGATGCCATCCCTTCAAGACACACGTCTCATTGAGACAGGGTTTCCTCTAAAAGAGACCTCCCTAGATTCCGTTCACGAGAAGAACGTTCGGCACGGTCACATTTCAACGTTGCATATCTGGCCCGCCCGACGACCCCTAGCCGCTTGCCGGGCGGCGTTGCTGACAACGTTGCTGCGTGACCCGATTGACTCCGAAAGGCGTACGGAGTTGCTGCGGAAGATTGGTGGCACGCTGAAAGATGATCCAGACCAACCAGGGAAACAGGTTACGCAGGGGGGCGTGTTGCACTGGGGGAACGAGAGCAGCCCGGTAATGGACGAACTGCGAGAGGCAATTCGTGAGGTTTATCCTTTCGAACCGCCGAAAGTGATGGACCCCTTCTGCGGAGGTGGTGCAACGATGCTAGAGGCTATGCGGCTGGGTTGCGACGTGACGGCCGCCGACCTAAACCCGGTGGCGTGGTTTATTCTGAAGTGCACGTTGGAGTACCCCCAACGCATTGGGAAAGAGCGCCGAAAGCTACCGGAGTTTGCTCACCAATTACCGCACTTTCTGGTCGATTATCGAAAAGCAATCAAAACATCTGGTGCAGGTGCTCAAACCAACATTTTTGAGGAGCAACCAGTGGCTTTAGATTGGCACGTACGGCTATGGGGGCACTGGGTGCTTGAGCAAACTCGTGCTGACCTGGCGGCGTTCTACCCGACCGTGAACGGCCAGACTACGGTGGCTTATTTGTGGGCACGCACGGTGACGTGCAAGAACTGCCGGGCCACGTTGCCGTTATTGAAGACCCGGTGGCTTTGCAAGAAGGAAAACAAGCGGGTGCTGCTCACGATGGAGCCGCACCAAGACCGGACAGGCGTGACATTCGGCATCGACGAAAATGTACCAAAGAAGGGCAAAGGAGCTAAACTACGAGAGCACGACAAGAAACTTGGAGCTGGAACCATTTCAAGGGCGGGCGCACAGTGCCCCTGCTGCGGACAGATTATGCCGTCGGAAGATCTTAGAGAGGCCGGAAAGACGGGCAAAATGGGTCAGATGATGACGGCTGTAGTAATAGAGGAGACCAGTAAAAAGAAAGGGGGGCGTAAACCTGGCAAAGCTTACCGGCTTCCTACCCAAGACGACCTGTCTGTCGCTGAGAAAGCAGCCGATCATCTGACGGAACTCTACGCTGATATTCCATTCGGTTTGCCGGACGAGCCTACTCCTAAAAGCGGTGGGGGGGCTAGCCGTGCGTTTTCTGTGGATGGTTTTGGACTTGATCAGTGGCATAAACTATTCACTTCACGCCAACTCCTCACCTTAGGAGCACTCGTCAAGTATACTCGCGCTGTTCCTGTAGCTATGAAAAAAGAGGGTTATGCTGATCACTGGATAGAGGCTATTGTATCTTATTTGGCTCTGGGTGTTGACAGACAAGTTGATAGGCTATCTGCTTTGTGCAGATGGGATATGGGCTATACTAAGATTGCTAATACCTTAACCAGGTTTGCACTTCCTATCGTTTGGGACTTTGCTGAAGGAAATCCATTCTCAAATTCGACTGGCAGCTATTTATCAAATCTTGAATGGATTGCTCGTTATATCGCCCACTCACTAGACGCCACCAAGCAATCATCTAAATCCTCCATTCGCAATGTGAATGCAATTTCTACAACAGAGGAGAATACTGCTGACATCGTCTTGACAGACCCACCTTATTACGACGCCATTCCTTATTCGGCGTTGATGGATTTCTTCTACGTCTGGCTAAGGCGTACAATATACGGTCTTTCTCCAGAGATCGACGAAGCTTTTAAAGAACCGCTTGCACCCAAATGGGACCACAATCGGAACGAAGGTGAATTAATTGATGATGCCGCCCGGTTTGAGGGAAATAAAGAGGTTTCAAAGAAGGCTTACGAAGACGGCATGGCACGGGCCTTTGAGGCTTGCCACCGGGCGTTGAAAGACGACGGTAGGCTTGTGATTGTCTTCGCCCACAAGAAGGCTGACGCCTGGGAGACGCTAGTTTCGGCTATCATCCGAGCGGGATTCGTGGTGGACGCAAGTTGGCCTATTCAAACGGAGATGGGCAACCGTACCCGGGCGCAAGCCTCGGCAGCCCTCTCCTCATCTATCTGGTTGGTGTGCCGCAAACGCACAGAACTCCGCCCCGGTTGGGACAACAAGGTACTTAAAGAAATGGACGAGAAAATTCCCGAACGGCTGCGGAGATTCTATAATGATGGTATTCAAGGACCAGACTTTCTGTGGGCGGCCATCGGTCCTGCCCTGGAAGCTTACAGTGCTTATCCATTCGTGAAGAAAGCCAATGAACCGGGGGCAGTGATGACCGTCCGCGAGTTTCTTCAACACGCCCGCCAACGGGTGGTCGACTTTGCTGTGGGTGCTGTCGTCGAAAAATCTAACGACGGGAAGGCCGTCGATACAGCTGCGCTCGACGAGATCAGCGCCTACTACATTTTGCACCGTTGGAGTTTCGGTCACGAAGAAGTGCCAGTGGGGGTTTGCATTCAGTTTGCAACTTCTTGCGGGCTGGATGACCGCCAACTTACGGTCGGGTACGACCTACTAGCCCCTGGCAAGGCGCGTAAGAAGGCAACGACCGACGAAGACGATGACGGAGCGGAAGATGAACCGCTAGAAGCCGATGATAAGAACACACTGCGCCTTAAGACCTGGTCTCAGCGTTCGCGTGACTCGCTCGGTTATGAAGCTCCAGGTGGACGTCCAGTGCCCTTGATCGACCAAGTACATAGACTGTTGAAGCTATTTCGAAAAGGTGAAGTGGCCAAGGTTGATGATTTCGTAAGGGAGCACGGTTTGCGGCAGCACCCTCGATTTGGAGATTACCTACAGGCCGTGATAGAACTCGCTAAAAACCAGAGCGAGGAGCACTCGCTGTTAAGTTCTTTACAAAACCATATGAAGCGTCAAGGCGAACAACGCGCCGGTAAATCTACCAGCAACCAGTTATCGATTAAAGCATGAGTACTGCACGATCTAATGCATGGCACCAAGTGGCTAAGTTGCGCTCAGACCTGCTCACAGGTGAATTACCTCAGCACCTTTTTGCGGCCGACCTGTACGAAGTGGTCATGCAGCGAGGCGAACGCGAGATGTACGAAGACCCACGGCAGTTCTTTGCCCGCACGTTTGTGACGCACAGCATTCGTGAACTGGCCGGTGATGTAGGCGAACGCCTTGCGGGGCGGTCGAGCAAAGCGGTGCGGCAACTAGCGTTGAACTACGGTGGTGGTAAGACCCACACGCAGATCACGCTTTACCACCTATTCAGCCATCCAAAAGCATTAGTTGATATACCGACAGCAGCGGATCTATTGGAGAAATTTCGTGGTCACGTACCAAAAGCGAGGGTAGCGGCGCTCTCATTCGACAAACTAGACGTAAAACTTGGGATGGAGGTCCGTGCACCCAACGGCAATACACGGCGCCTATTGTATGCCTGGAACGTGCTGGCCTATCAACTGGCGGGTGATCAGGGCCTGGAAGTACTACACGGCCAGGCATTCTCTGAGGAGCGCGACACCCCTCCATCAGAACTGGTGCTGTCAAATCTTTTTCAGATTCCTGAATCAGAAGGATTGGCGGTACTCATCTTACTCGACGAAGTGATGATGTACGCTCGTAACTGGGTAGGAACCAACTTACTTCGGCAAGGCCAACTTCGCGACTTCTTTCAATCGCTCACACAAGCCGCAGCTAAGGCAAAGCAGTGCGCTGTGGTGGCGTCTTTGCTGGGAAATGATCCAAGCGTTCGCGACAATATTGGTAAAAGCATCGAGGTGGAATTGATGCAAATCTTCAACCGTCAGGAAGAAGCCAGGATACAGCCTGTTGCGAAAGAAGACATCGCCGATGTATTGCGTCGTCAGTTCTTCGAATCAGAATCACTAACTGAGGAAGTACGACGGAAAAACACCGTAACTCCACTAGACGGATTGGCAAAGATCGACCAACAGACTGAGCAACACAAAAGACGAGAGAAGGCGCGCTTCGAAGCTAGCTATCCTTTTCATCCTGACTTGACAGAAGTTTTCTACACCAAATGGGCACAGATGGAAAATTTCCAGCAGACGCGCGGAATTCTGAGGGTGTTTGCGCTCGCTTTGCGCGAAGCGGCTGTTTGGGAGGATACATCGTTGCTGATAGGACCGAATGTTTTTCTGGCTGCGCCGAATACAGGAAAGCTATCAGAAGGGTTACGGGAACTGGCCGAGATTGCGTCAGTCCACGCTGCCAGAGCTGGTGATGCGCCACAGTGGAGCCGTCTATTGGAGCGCGAATTGGGGCACGCCCGCCAGGCTCAAGAGCTTACAGTCGATCTGAAGAATCGAGAGGTAGAGCAGGCAGTTGTAACCACATTTCTGCACTCGCAGCCTATTGGGCAAGAGGCGCGGTTGCGGGAGTTAATATTACTGATGGGTCACACCTACCCTATTAAAATCAACCTCTACAAAGGACTACGCATGTGGGCCAACACGTCGTGGTTTCTAGATGACGAAAAGCTAGGTCAGAAAGACGCTGAGGGTATTCCAGAAGTGTGGCGTTTGGGCTTCAAACCGAACCTGACGCAGATGCAGGCCGATGCACGGCGCAACCGAGTGTCAGACCAACAAGTAGAGGCCATCCTGACGGAGCAAATCGAGTCACTTCAGAGCTTGACGAAGGGAGTTAAGGCCCTCGACATCGCTCTTTCAAAGCTTCCGCGAACGCCAGGCGACATCACCGATAACCCAGCATTTAAATTCGTTATTCTTCCGCCGTCGGCAGCTAGTGAAGCCAACAAGCCGAGTGAAGTAGCGAAGCGGTTCCTAGAAACTTATACCAATTTGGAGAGGCCAAGAGTTTACAAAAACTCTATGCTCTGCGTTGCTCCGTCTGCCTCTGGTTTGGAGACGGTGAGAGAGGCCATCCGGGATATGAGGGCTTGGGAATGGGTGGAGCAAGAGGTAAAAAATCAGGGGGGAGACGTTTATCGGCGCAGTCAAGCCTCGACAAGATTTAATGAAGCTAAGCGTAGAGTTCCAGATGCGGTAAAAGCAGCATACTGCATTGTGATTACCTTTTCTGAGAAAAACCAGATCATTGCCTTTCAAGCAACGCCCACCGACGAACAACCCCTGTTTGAGATCATCAAGGCGGACAAATCAGCTCGAATCCAAGAGACGGCAATTGAACCTTCTGCACTGCTACCCGATGGCCCATATGAGATATGGGGGGAAGGCGAGCCGTTTAAAAAAGTACGCGATATGGTTGATGCGTTCTTTCAGTACCCCCGTCTACCCAAAGTGCTTCAGCCGGAAGCGGTTCGTAATACCATCAAACTCGGGTGTAGACGGGGCATTTTTGTGCTTCGGTATAGACTCCCGGATGGTTCAATGAAGACGTACTGGCGTGCGGAGATCGAAAGCATCAAATGGGATGAGGATAGCCTAGTGCTGATGTTGCCGGAAAAAGCCGAGTTGACAGAGCTGACTCCCGCATTGTTAGCACCTGGAGCTTTGCCTGACTTATGGCAAGGTGAGACTATCACACTCGGAGATCTGTACACATATTTTGCAGGTGGAAAAGAGGTAATTGATCCACCTACCGACGAGCAACCGTATCCAGATCTAACCTTTGTACCGAAGGCTGCTCCGGACTTGATTCAGCAAGCCGTGATCTCGGCAGTACGCTCCGGAAACCTGATGATCTCGGACGAAAAGATAATGCTGTGGAAGGAAGAGGTTCCGCCTGGTGTTTTGAAGGACACCACAGTCATTAACCATCGCCCCGACGCTTTACCCTACGAAACCATCTTACCAGACGCATTGCCCGAAGCCTGGAGCGGCAAGTCGACCAATGCTAAGTCGATATTCGACGCCTTGATGCAGAAGCGAGGGCGCTTGCCGTGGACCCAAGTTCAACAGGTGATCTCGTCTGCTAAAAAAAACCATCAGATACAATCATCGCTAACTAGCGGAGAATGGCCTTGCGAATTAGTTGACGCTGTAAAAGCACAGTTCGAACTATACCTGCACAACAGGCCAGCCAACGGAGCAGATGAGGCCCCACTACAAACGATTGGCACCCCAACCCAAAAGTTCGCAACGGTTACTCCCGAAGCCATTCAGGATTTGGCCGACAACATGGGAGAGTTGTTGGAAGCAACAGCGGGCTACGATCTGCAGTTTCGACTAGATATGTCATTTGGAGAAGGGCAAGAGATCCCAACAGAAGTGAAAGATCGAGTGAACAATATCTTAAAAGAGTTTTCTAATGATATCAGGGTCACATAGCACGGCCATTGATGTTATTCATTTCAAACAGAAGTAAAGCTGAAGAACATTTTCATCAAACACAATACTGTTATAGGTGGGGCATCTATTTCTCTTGCTCTAATAGATTAATTTATATGCTATGTAATTCTGACTTCTTGAGCTTAACAACTCTCATTAGCAAGGAAACGACTAAATCATTGATATTACCTTCCATATATCTCACTAAAAAATGTAGACCGGTAAAGTTGAATATTATTGCATAGTTCAATAAATATTATTAGTTATGATAAACTAATTGTCAATTTAATAATGACTGTGAAACATTCTTATAAAGAACTCTTGGCATCAACGGCAGTTTTTGCAGAAATGGCTAATAGTAATGTTGACCTAAAGCAAGTATTGACAGAATTTACATTATCGACTTATTCACTAGAGCAAACATTCTCTCAAACAGTGAATGAGGTTTCTGACGCACTAAGAACCCATTTTGAGTTTGAAATTCCTGTTGCAGTAGTCAAAACTATCCTAAAGAAGCTAAAGAAACTGGATCTTCTAAGTCAAGAGAATGGAAGATTTGTTATATCTCCAGAGGAAAGAAATAAATGGGAAAGATTTGTCAAAAAAGTAGAAAAAAAACAACTAGAGCAGAAAAAAATTACCGATCAACTAATCTCTTATGTAGAACTTCATAAAGGTAAGCTGGAGGATGAACAAAGGACAAATTTATTAAGTTGTTTTTATAAATATTTATTTGATGAATCATTCGAAAATGAATATTATGATGTCTTGAGTGCCTTTATTATAAAAAAATCTACTGTTGAAAGTATTCATAATGAACTTAACCTAATTCGCGAGGGAACAACAATATTAAATGGAATCAAATATAATCCAAACGTAAGTGAGGTAAAACCTTGGAGAAAACCGTTGAATATTTATCTTGACACTGAACATCTATTTAATATTAGTGGTTACAACGGCGAGATATACTATAGATTAATGTCAGATTTAGTTGAATTAGTTGACGAAATTAATAAGCAAAATAAGGAAAAGTTCAACAAAAAGTCGATACAATTTAAATACTTTGAGGATACAGAGCTTGAAGTAAAGAATTTTTTTTATGCTGCGCAAAGAATTATATCAGGCGACAAGAATAGAGGCTTTAATTCTGTTGCTATGAATGAAATCTTAAATGGATCTAAAACTGTAGCTGACATTATAAACAAAGAATCAGATTTTTTTATGAATTTAAGTTCTTTAGGATTAAGACTAGAGAAGAATTTTTCATTATATGAAAACCATTCATACAATGTCGAAGATCAATATATTTATGATAAATATTCACCAAACTCAAGCGAGGAGGAAATTAATTCCATATTAAAATCATTTACTGCCATTAATATCCTTAGAAAAGGGAATAATAATCAAGATTTCGAGAATATTGGTCATATTATTATGACAGGGTCTAACATTAAACTCCAAATCAGTAGTGACATTGATATAAAAATTAATAATACTGACTTTTCTTTTGCAACAAATATATATTACATAACCAATCACTTGTGGTTTCGATTAAACAAAGGATTAGGATTTAAAAGTAGCCTGCCTTCGTCTTTAGATGTAGTTGCAAAAGCTCAAATGCTTTTATCAAGCCATCTAAATCATTCAGTGCGTGAGCATTACAACAAACTAGAACAAGATTACATATCTGGAAATAAATCGATAGAATCGATTAAGGGTTACTATTTAAGTTTACGATCATTCGTTGTTAAGCCAGAAGATCTTGTTCCTGATAATATTGAAGAAAAAATAAAAATCCTTTATGATTATAGTGATATTGAAAGATTTCAAGAAGAACAATCCTTACTAAGGAAAAAAGCTCTTGCTTATGATGAACTTCAGGCTAATAAGCTTAAAGAAGATGAACTTAACATAAAGCTAGCAAGAGAAGAACTGATTAATACTTGTTGCCTTTTGTTAGTTTCTGCAAGAAAGAATTTTTTGATCACAAAAATCTTCATTTATGCATTAATGACAAGTTTCGCGATATTAGGAATATGGGGAATTATTTCAATAATCACTAAGCATGATACACCTCTAAGCATTTTTTCAGCAATGCTTGCAATTATTAGTGTGTTGTCATTAATAAAAATAAAGAAATTGTTTCAATGGATAAGTTTGATCATTTTTCAGAAGTATGAAAGGTTTAAAAAAACTAATTTAATCACTAATGCTGAGTTAGGTAACATCAATAATTCTATCGGAATCAGCCAGACCCTTCCCCTCTCTCCAGAATAAAATACAATCTAGGGCGAGTATGCAAACTCAGTTTGACATACATCTTGATCAACAGCTAGGCTCGTTGCTATACTTCCACGAGGGTTTTTGTAAAGATTAATTTTCGAAATTTAGATGCCATAGGGAGTTTGCATACTCGCCCTAGATTGTTACATTTTCTAAAGGACGTTTCAAAAACATCATCCGCCGCCGTTCTCTGTGAAGATATAGGATCCGATAAGTCCCTATTATCGGACCTAATTCCCTACCTTTACCACACCCCTGATTTACTACCTTTCAGGAAGATGCTTGTTCCCTAAGCTGCATGATTAAGGTTAAACACCCTGACCCCGACTGCCACCAGGAACAAGTGGCCCTCTTTGCGTTGGCTCCTTCCCATGAGCGAGCCCGGCGCGCCCTGGTGTTTACGCTCAGTAACCTTAAGGTTCGGTATCTGCATCGCACTGTATCCTACGACCCGACCCTGAAAGACTACTACGCCTGGCTGGCCGAACTCTCCGCACCGCTGCGCACCCACATGAGCTCACTCGGCTGGGAAGGATGCCAAGACCAGCCTACGTTCCAACACTTTGTGCAGCAGCGCCATGACCTCACGCTGGACGACTATCTCCGCCAGCACTTGTCTGAAGAAGACTATCACACTTCTCTTAGTTTTACATAACCTACTCATTTATGAAACCCACCCTGCCTATCGCCTCGCGTACCTCTTCCGCCCTGGTCCTGCCCGCTGACTCCATCGCTAGCAACACGGCCCAGTACCTGGAAAGCGGCTTGCAAGGCGCCCCCAACACCCAGCGCGCCTACCGTGCCGACCTGGCCGACTTTGAAGCCTTCCTGGTCTCCCGCGGCGAAGTGCTCGCCCCGGCCACCGCGGCCACGCTGGCTGACTACCTCTCTGCCATGGCCGATCGGGGGCTGAAGTGGGCCACCCTGCGCCGCCGCCTCTCCGCCCTGGTGAAATGGCACGAGCTCCAGGGCCTGGACAATCCCACCCTCAACCCGCTGGTGCAACACGTGCTGACCGGCATCAAGCGCCAGATCCGTACCCGCCAGCGGCAGGCCCCCGCCTTCGAGATCGGAGAATTCAAGCGGGCCCTGGACGCGATCCCCCACGACCGTTTGGCGGGATGGCGCGACCGCGCCCTGCTCCTGATGGGCCTGGCCGGGGCCTTTCGCCGCTCCGAGCTGGTGGCCTTGAACCTGGAGGACTTGCGTTTTGAACGAGATGCCTTGCTGGTGGACGTGGTCCGTTCCAAGACCGACCAGACCGGCGAAGGCGATTGGAAAGCGCTCTATTATTCTCCCTACCTGGAGTACTGTCCCGTCCGCACGGTGCAGCACTGGATTGAGCAATTGGGGCGTACGACCGGGGCCCTGTTTGTCAGCCTGCGCAAAGGCGAGCGCCTCACCGGGAATCGGCTCTCCGACAAGGGAGTGGCCCGCATCACCAAGCGCTGGCTGGGGGAAGACTACTCGGCCCACAGCCTGCGCGCCTCCTTTGTCACCATTGCCAAGCGCAATGGGCAGGACGATTTGGCCGTCATGCGCCAGACCAAACATAAGTCGACCGAGATGATCCATCGCTACACGCGCATCCAGGACGTCACCGTCCACAACGCCGCCAAAGAACTCGGCCTGTAGCGGCATCCCTATAGTCTAACACAAAGGCATGAAAAAGCCCCTCGTGAGGGGTTACTTCATCTTAAATGGCCTTTCTGGGGATCGTTGGCGTGTTCGTGACGGTTGCATCAGTTGCCAAACTTGCGGCATACGCCCTGTTAAGCTACATTAATAGGAGAAGGGTATCAGCATAGTTTTTGCCCAGCCAGATACCTGATCGACTTGGCTGGTTGCCACTTCCCCATCTTGGTGCAAGCATGCTCTTTTCAAAAATGACTCGATCAGTCCCAGAATCGAACGCCAAATTGCGTTTCCTCGCGCAGCGTGTGGGTAATCAATCGTTTTAGGACGGGCAGCCACAATTGGATGAACTCATTGTCGAAGTGTACCTGCGTAAACCGCCGCCGAGCGTACTCAGTCATCGATTGTCGGAATGGCGTACTGCATGGAGTGAAATAGATAAGGTCAGGCTCGTCGCTAGCGGCTATGCAAAGTATCTCAGTATATTCGTCTTGCGCCGGTTTGGACCGCGCCATCAGATAGGCAAAGTGCAGTTCGGCTCCGCGTTCGGCGTGTTGAGTAATGAGGGCGGCGCAGTCGTCATCAATCAGGACGCACATGCGGTTCGCTGGGCAATCCGGCGACCGCAGCCACTTTGATAGCCAATTCGTGTAATTCAAAAGAGTCAAGGAGCAAACGATACAAGGTTCAACCGCGGCATTCAAAAGACGCTTAAACACTGCGGGGGCTGTTTCCTGGCCAAGCACTAGGAACTCGATGCGTGGGTCGGCTCCAGGCGGCGCCCAGCGCCGCCGAAGACCAACTATCAGAGTACTTTGCGTCAAGAGTTCCTTCCCGTCAATCGGCTCATATAGTACGCGGGCTTTGTCAGAAGGCATAGCGACAAACTGACAATAGCGTTGCCCGTTTAT
This Catalinimonas alkaloidigena DNA region includes the following protein-coding sequences:
- a CDS encoding DUF499 domain-containing protein, with protein sequence MSTARSNAWHQVAKLRSDLLTGELPQHLFAADLYEVVMQRGEREMYEDPRQFFARTFVTHSIRELAGDVGERLAGRSSKAVRQLALNYGGGKTHTQITLYHLFSHPKALVDIPTAADLLEKFRGHVPKARVAALSFDKLDVKLGMEVRAPNGNTRRLLYAWNVLAYQLAGDQGLEVLHGQAFSEERDTPPSELVLSNLFQIPESEGLAVLILLDEVMMYARNWVGTNLLRQGQLRDFFQSLTQAAAKAKQCAVVASLLGNDPSVRDNIGKSIEVELMQIFNRQEEARIQPVAKEDIADVLRRQFFESESLTEEVRRKNTVTPLDGLAKIDQQTEQHKRREKARFEASYPFHPDLTEVFYTKWAQMENFQQTRGILRVFALALREAAVWEDTSLLIGPNVFLAAPNTGKLSEGLRELAEIASVHAARAGDAPQWSRLLERELGHARQAQELTVDLKNREVEQAVVTTFLHSQPIGQEARLRELILLMGHTYPIKINLYKGLRMWANTSWFLDDEKLGQKDAEGIPEVWRLGFKPNLTQMQADARRNRVSDQQVEAILTEQIESLQSLTKGVKALDIALSKLPRTPGDITDNPAFKFVILPPSAASEANKPSEVAKRFLETYTNLERPRVYKNSMLCVAPSASGLETVREAIRDMRAWEWVEQEVKNQGGDVYRRSQASTRFNEAKRRVPDAVKAAYCIVITFSEKNQIIAFQATPTDEQPLFEIIKADKSARIQETAIEPSALLPDGPYEIWGEGEPFKKVRDMVDAFFQYPRLPKVLQPEAVRNTIKLGCRRGIFVLRYRLPDGSMKTYWRAEIESIKWDEDSLVLMLPEKAELTELTPALLAPGALPDLWQGETITLGDLYTYFAGGKEVIDPPTDEQPYPDLTFVPKAAPDLIQQAVISAVRSGNLMISDEKIMLWKEEVPPGVLKDTTVINHRPDALPYETILPDALPEAWSGKSTNAKSIFDALMQKRGRLPWTQVQQVISSAKKNHQIQSSLTSGEWPCELVDAVKAQFELYLHNRPANGADEAPLQTIGTPTQKFATVTPEAIQDLADNMGELLEATAGYDLQFRLDMSFGEGQEIPTEVKDRVNNILKEFSNDIRVT
- a CDS encoding site-specific integrase — its product is MKPTLPIASRTSSALVLPADSIASNTAQYLESGLQGAPNTQRAYRADLADFEAFLVSRGEVLAPATAATLADYLSAMADRGLKWATLRRRLSALVKWHELQGLDNPTLNPLVQHVLTGIKRQIRTRQRQAPAFEIGEFKRALDAIPHDRLAGWRDRALLLMGLAGAFRRSELVALNLEDLRFERDALLVDVVRSKTDQTGEGDWKALYYSPYLEYCPVRTVQHWIEQLGRTTGALFVSLRKGERLTGNRLSDKGVARITKRWLGEDYSAHSLRASFVTIAKRNGQDDLAVMRQTKHKSTEMIHRYTRIQDVTVHNAAKELGL